Proteins from a genomic interval of Methanothermobacter tenebrarum:
- the polC gene encoding DNA polymerase II large subunit, whose protein sequence is MEYFNELEKETNKLYDIARKARAKGLDASIEPEIPLAKDLAERVEGLVGPEGIAQRIKSLEKEHSREEIAFKIAAEIASQRIDETDEDRLWSKRQELADQALRTALAILTEGVVAAPLEGIAKVTIKNNFDESNYLAVYFAGPIRSAGGTASALAVLIADYIRIKIGLDRYKPTDREIERYVEEVELYESEVTNLQYSPTPDEVRLAAENIPIEVTGEPTDKIEVSHRDLKRVETNHIRGGALLAMVEGVIQKAPKVLKYAKQLKLEGWEWLEKFSKTLKSDKKDEITIKADSKYIEDIIGGRPVLGCPSEKGAFRLRYGRSRNTGLAAMGVNPATMELLEFLAIGTQMKIERPGKGNCVVPVDTIEGPIVKLKNGDVIKIETIEEAKKVKPEVEEILFLGDMLVAFGEFLRNNHVLMPAAWCEEWWVQSILNSKKYNAKEDPLNLKKFKGRWNKIKVGAKEAFEISLEYDVPLHPRYTYFYHDVTTEDLRNLQEWLKRGKKEEGKLKLPLAPPKRILEILGVPHKLRKDKVIIGADDAYALLNTLKEPMEDIKDPIKAINNASPVKIMKKAPTYIGARVGRPEKSKERKMRPAPHVLFPIGKHGGSRRNIIDAAKKGNIRVEIGRAKCPKCKISFMQSKCPQCGEKTEMGKPTKRSINLMQLLKKATETMGIRKLEEIKGVEGMISRDKFPEPLEKGVLRAKNEVFTFKDATIRHDSTDLPLTHFKPSEIGVTIEKLKELGYKTDFQGKSLQDEDQIVELKVQDVVISKECADYLMKVASFVDDLLERFYGLERFYNVKKREDLIGHLIIGLAPHTSAGVLGRIIGFTEASACYAHPYFHSAKRRNCDSDEDAIILLLDALLNFSKTYLPSSRGGSMDAPLVLSSRIDPEEIDDESHNIDTMDSLPLAFYEKTLEYAKPSKVTNLIDNVKKRLGTPKQYEGLMFSHDTSNINSGPRTCLYKMLPTMKEKVDSQIELAEKIRAVDQRRVVEGVLLSHFLPDMMGNIRAFTKQKVRCTRCNRKYRRIPLTGKCKCGGNLVLTVSKGSVIKYLEISKELAGKYPIDPYLMQRINILEFGVNSLFESDRSKQSSLDIFL, encoded by the coding sequence ATGGAATATTTTAATGAATTAGAAAAGGAGACAAATAAGCTTTATGATATAGCCCGTAAGGCCAGGGCTAAGGGTTTAGACGCCTCAATAGAACCTGAAATACCCCTTGCAAAGGACCTTGCAGAGAGGGTTGAAGGACTAGTAGGCCCTGAGGGCATTGCTCAGAGGATCAAATCTTTAGAAAAAGAACATAGTAGAGAGGAGATAGCATTTAAGATAGCTGCTGAGATAGCATCCCAGCGTATAGATGAAACAGATGAGGACAGATTATGGTCCAAGAGACAAGAACTTGCGGATCAGGCCTTGAGAACAGCCCTTGCAATATTAACAGAAGGCGTGGTGGCAGCACCCCTCGAAGGAATCGCTAAAGTAACTATCAAAAACAATTTCGATGAGTCAAATTACCTAGCAGTATACTTTGCAGGGCCTATAAGGAGCGCTGGGGGGACAGCATCGGCATTAGCAGTTCTAATAGCAGATTATATAAGGATAAAGATAGGATTGGATCGTTACAAGCCCACCGACAGGGAAATAGAACGTTATGTTGAAGAAGTTGAATTATACGAATCAGAAGTGACAAACCTACAATATTCACCAACCCCTGATGAAGTAAGACTTGCTGCCGAGAATATCCCAATAGAAGTTACAGGAGAGCCAACAGACAAAATAGAAGTCTCACACAGGGATCTTAAACGTGTAGAAACCAATCACATCCGTGGAGGAGCCCTCCTTGCAATGGTTGAAGGAGTCATACAAAAGGCCCCCAAGGTACTTAAATACGCCAAACAACTAAAACTCGAAGGATGGGAATGGTTGGAAAAATTCTCAAAAACACTAAAATCCGATAAAAAAGATGAAATCACCATAAAAGCCGACAGCAAATACATAGAGGATATAATCGGTGGAAGACCAGTCCTAGGATGTCCATCAGAAAAAGGGGCCTTCAGATTAAGATATGGCCGTTCAAGAAACACAGGATTAGCCGCTATGGGAGTGAACCCAGCCACGATGGAACTTTTAGAATTCCTAGCAATAGGGACACAAATGAAAATTGAAAGACCAGGAAAAGGCAACTGCGTCGTACCAGTGGACACAATCGAAGGACCAATAGTCAAACTCAAAAACGGGGACGTAATCAAAATCGAAACAATCGAAGAAGCCAAAAAAGTCAAACCAGAAGTGGAAGAAATACTATTCTTAGGCGACATGCTAGTAGCCTTTGGAGAATTTTTAAGGAACAACCATGTATTAATGCCCGCAGCATGGTGTGAAGAATGGTGGGTCCAATCAATCCTCAATTCAAAAAAATATAATGCCAAAGAAGACCCATTAAACCTTAAAAAATTCAAGGGGCGCTGGAATAAGATAAAAGTAGGTGCAAAGGAAGCATTCGAAATCTCCCTAGAATATGATGTGCCATTACATCCGCGCTACACCTACTTCTATCATGATGTCACAACAGAGGATCTCAGAAACCTCCAGGAGTGGCTAAAACGCGGAAAAAAAGAAGAAGGTAAATTAAAATTGCCCTTAGCGCCCCCAAAGAGAATACTGGAAATACTAGGAGTTCCACATAAACTTAGAAAAGACAAAGTTATAATAGGAGCCGATGACGCATACGCCCTCCTAAACACCCTAAAAGAGCCCATGGAAGACATAAAAGACCCTATCAAAGCAATAAACAATGCATCCCCTGTTAAAATCATGAAAAAAGCCCCTACTTATATCGGAGCCCGCGTCGGAAGGCCCGAGAAAAGCAAAGAAAGGAAAATGCGCCCAGCACCCCACGTATTATTCCCAATAGGTAAACATGGCGGCAGCCGACGTAACATCATCGACGCAGCTAAAAAAGGAAACATTAGAGTAGAAATAGGCAGAGCAAAATGCCCCAAATGCAAAATAAGCTTCATGCAATCAAAGTGTCCACAATGTGGTGAAAAAACAGAAATGGGCAAACCAACCAAAAGATCCATAAACCTCATGCAACTTTTAAAGAAAGCCACCGAAACCATGGGAATCCGCAAACTCGAAGAAATAAAAGGAGTCGAAGGGATGATATCCCGCGACAAATTTCCAGAACCACTAGAAAAGGGCGTTCTAAGAGCTAAAAACGAGGTCTTCACCTTCAAAGATGCTACAATAAGACACGATTCCACAGACCTCCCACTCACCCACTTCAAACCCTCAGAGATTGGCGTAACCATAGAAAAATTAAAAGAATTAGGATACAAGACAGACTTCCAAGGCAAAAGTTTACAAGATGAGGACCAAATAGTGGAATTAAAAGTCCAAGACGTAGTAATATCAAAAGAATGCGCGGATTACCTCATGAAAGTCGCATCATTCGTCGACGACCTCCTAGAAAGATTCTACGGCCTTGAAAGGTTTTATAATGTCAAAAAACGGGAAGATCTAATCGGCCATTTAATAATCGGATTGGCACCCCACACCTCTGCAGGAGTCCTAGGGAGGATAATAGGATTCACTGAAGCATCAGCATGTTATGCACACCCCTACTTCCACTCAGCTAAAAGAAGGAACTGCGACAGCGACGAAGACGCCATAATACTATTATTAGATGCTCTTCTCAATTTCTCTAAAACATACCTCCCGAGTAGTAGAGGGGGGAGCATGGACGCGCCACTCGTCCTATCATCAAGGATAGACCCCGAAGAAATCGACGACGAATCACACAACATCGATACAATGGATTCATTACCACTCGCATTCTATGAGAAAACATTAGAATATGCCAAACCCTCAAAGGTTACAAACCTAATTGATAATGTTAAAAAACGTCTCGGCACACCAAAACAATACGAGGGATTAATGTTTTCCCATGACACATCAAACATTAATTCAGGACCTAGAACTTGTCTATATAAGATGTTACCCACAATGAAAGAAAAGGTTGATTCTCAGATCGAACTTGCGGAAAAGATAAGGGCCGTGGATCAGCGGAGGGTAGTGGAGGGCGTTCTACTCTCACATTTTCTACCAGATATGATGGGGAACATTCGGGCATTCACAAAACAGAAGGTACGATGTACAAGATGCAACCGGAAATATAGGCGAATACCACTCACAGGAAAATGCAAATGTGGTGGAAACCTTGTACTAACAGTGTCAAAGGGGTCAGTTATAAAATATTTGGAAATATCAAAGGAACTAGCTGGAAAATATCCCATAGACCCCTATCTCATGCAGAGAATTAACATACTGGAATTTGGTGTGAACTCCCTATTTGAGAGTGACAGATCCAAACAAAGTTCACTGGACATATTCTTGTGA
- a CDS encoding AIR synthase-related protein — MDIEGFVRRNINQKGLKNILAERILEFKDVDKRTALKLAEAVIEEVNHTLKIEKEEDKLLKEIIEFPKTEITMGEMGVGSRGAGDFFVHRKIADIVASTNTKAYITPTAQDDGGVVKTPTKKDTIYITTAIDGIHSRLSEYPFLGGFHVTRAALRDVCVMGSRPLAILSDLHLADDGDVGKLLDFTAGVAAVSELVNVPIVAGSTLRVGGDMVLGDRLVSAVGAIGVSEHPPTARKRAEPGDIILLTEGSGGGTITTTAIYHGLFDVVWETMDINFIKASEALMEANILGEIHAMTDVTNGGLRGDAHEISSTTGVGLEFYEDKIMAMINPKVLKMLKKLEIDPLGVSIDSLMIIAPESISDTIKDIIESVNVKINEIGKVTDTGKPILIGEDGETKLEPAFREAAYTKIKKVVGEATPEDFDKMKKRVEEATSKAIEKKRKVVEAIRGGR; from the coding sequence ATGGACATAGAAGGATTTGTAAGACGCAACATAAACCAGAAAGGATTAAAGAACATCCTAGCAGAACGCATATTAGAATTCAAAGACGTTGACAAAAGAACGGCCTTAAAATTGGCAGAAGCTGTTATAGAAGAAGTTAACCACACCCTCAAAATAGAAAAAGAAGAAGACAAACTCCTCAAAGAGATTATAGAATTCCCCAAAACAGAAATAACCATGGGTGAAATGGGCGTAGGTTCCAGGGGTGCGGGTGACTTTTTCGTCCACCGGAAAATAGCAGACATAGTCGCCAGCACAAACACAAAAGCATATATAACACCCACAGCCCAAGACGACGGTGGAGTTGTGAAAACACCCACAAAAAAGGACACAATCTATATCACAACCGCAATTGATGGCATACATTCACGCCTCAGCGAATACCCATTCCTCGGCGGATTCCATGTTACAAGAGCCGCCCTAAGAGATGTCTGCGTCATGGGCTCCCGACCACTCGCCATCCTAAGCGACCTACACCTCGCAGATGACGGTGACGTGGGCAAACTATTAGATTTCACAGCAGGTGTTGCAGCTGTCTCAGAACTAGTAAATGTCCCAATCGTCGCCGGGAGCACACTACGCGTTGGAGGAGACATGGTACTAGGCGACCGACTAGTAAGTGCAGTGGGGGCCATAGGAGTATCAGAGCACCCCCCAACCGCCAGAAAAAGAGCAGAGCCAGGAGACATTATACTACTAACAGAAGGGTCAGGTGGAGGTACCATAACAACTACTGCAATCTATCATGGACTATTCGACGTAGTATGGGAGACAATGGATATAAATTTCATAAAAGCCTCAGAAGCCCTCATGGAAGCCAACATACTAGGAGAAATCCACGCCATGACAGACGTAACCAACGGAGGACTGCGAGGAGACGCCCATGAGATTTCATCAACCACTGGAGTGGGACTAGAATTTTATGAGGATAAAATCATGGCCATGATAAACCCCAAGGTCCTTAAAATGCTCAAAAAACTTGAAATAGACCCCCTAGGGGTCTCAATAGATTCACTCATGATAATAGCGCCCGAAAGCATCTCAGACACCATCAAAGACATAATAGAGAGCGTTAATGTCAAAATAAATGAAATAGGCAAGGTAACAGATACTGGAAAGCCCATTCTCATCGGTGAAGATGGAGAAACCAAACTAGAACCCGCATTCAGAGAAGCGGCATATACTAAGATAAAAAAAGTAGTGGGGGAAGCAACACCAGAAGACTTTGACAAAATGAAAAAAAGAGTAGAAGAGGCAACATCCAAGGCCATAGAAAAAAAGAGAAAAGTGGTGGAGGCCATACGAGGTGGAAGATAA
- the hisH gene encoding imidazole glycerol phosphate synthase subunit HisH, with amino-acid sequence MITIIDYGSGNLRSIKNALKKVGCQVKITKDKKQIKKAETIILPGVGAFGKAMKNLKNYKEAIIRHIEDDKPFLGICLGLQLLLTKSEESPNIQGLNIIPGEVTRIPPLGKVPHMGWNQLNIKKNCPILEGLEDEYFYFVHSYHAKPKEKKVIAATTNYHIKMAAVLWKDNIFATQFHPEKSGKAGLKILKNFVKLSK; translated from the coding sequence ATGATAACAATAATAGACTATGGCAGCGGAAACCTAAGAAGCATAAAAAACGCCCTAAAAAAAGTAGGATGCCAAGTAAAAATCACAAAAGATAAAAAACAAATAAAAAAGGCAGAAACAATAATACTCCCGGGGGTAGGGGCCTTCGGCAAAGCCATGAAAAACCTCAAAAATTACAAAGAAGCCATAATCAGGCACATAGAAGATGATAAACCCTTCTTGGGCATCTGCCTAGGACTACAACTCCTCCTTACAAAAAGTGAGGAAAGTCCCAACATCCAAGGGCTAAACATAATACCAGGAGAAGTCACCAGGATACCACCCCTTGGAAAAGTACCCCACATGGGCTGGAACCAACTAAACATAAAAAAGAACTGCCCAATCCTAGAAGGCCTAGAAGACGAATACTTCTACTTCGTACACTCATACCATGCCAAACCAAAAGAAAAAAAGGTTATAGCAGCCACAACAAACTACCACATAAAAATGGCCGCAGTTTTATGGAAAGACAACATATTCGCCACACAATTCCACCCAGAAAAAAGCGGGAAAGCCGGCTTGAAAATACTTAAAAATTTCGTCAAACTCTCAAAATAG